A region from the Nematostella vectensis chromosome 13, jaNemVect1.1, whole genome shotgun sequence genome encodes:
- the LOC116602136 gene encoding uncharacterized protein LOC116602136 — MLSSAGITGKKTFAWPLSPLVSMSLFFGPGQRFRTSYMKRLSTVVFVALFLAMGFVATLGVFVRTTIDTWIQFSLYIIPLISLIGGSYAYGSQAFSALLERKLGRRSPIRMFAEPDKSGQLFWHESQRGQWLRRSAYKNCIYPMSIEVYQWLAYGLFQKFTKNGDKFAGSWINEKEELFEIDDKTWLVLYVYFWVAAVYITGFVAYSFILVARLTTRDVISFMCRFGDGPFLPYKSTHYEFKESLYAKKPSFFNRSLILLIGFLTFDLQDTGKDIMLIHEQDTGTSTLNNQGVTAIEEQGVSNDDHDLDLDPEGNDIEESFGTVHVKFSSISLPRTPDITPLEACKCLTNLVANIEGLASAFQPFIILLTFFSVANFVTHIAAFIKEEGFQDKHWWTFTRTLLWLFLSIRLLWAVASITRFLSHLPLHVDYLRSIGKLQGEDKDWDGFMRLTNTFQLRTRTYGFPLTLKQVAYCATFLNFALLIVLSIIEPNHKHGV, encoded by the coding sequence ATGCTTTCCAGTGCAGGAATAACCGGAAAAAAGACCTTTGCATGGCCGCTTTCGCCTCTTGTgtccatgtctttgtttttcgGGCCCGGGCAGCGTTTTCGGACAAGCTACATGAAGCGCTTATCGACGGTTGTTTTCGTGGCCTTATTCCTCGCCATGGGGTTCGTTGCCACTCTCGGTGTCTTCGTTCGTACTACTATCGACACTTGGATACAATTTTCCCTCTACATAATCCCTCTAATATCACTCATTGGAGGCTCTTATGCGTATGGAAGCCAAGCTTTCAGCGCTTTGCTTGAAAGAAAACTAGGACGTCGATCTCCAATTCGAATGTTTGCTGAGCCAGACAAATCCGGACAGTTGTTTTGGCACGAGTCCCAGAGAGGACAGTGGTTACGGAGATCTGCTTATAAGAACTGCATCTATCCCATGTCAATAGAAGTATACCAGTGGCTAGCATATGGATTGTTTCAAAAGTTTACAAAGAATGGGGACAAATTTGCCGGATCTTGGATAAATGAAAAAGAAGAACTTTTTGAGATAGACGACAAGACGTGGCTTGTGCTTTATGTGTACTTCTGGGTGGCAGCCGTGTACATCACTGGTTTTGTGGCCTATTCCTTTATTCTTGTTGCACGCTTGACCACAAGGGATGTTATAAGTTTTATGTGTCGATTTGGGGATGGCCCCTTTTTACCATACAAGTCAACACATTATGAGTTTAAGGAGTCACTTTATGCTAAAAAGCCTAGTTTTTTCAATCGTTCACTGATTCTGCTCATAGGATTTCTAACATTTGACCTGCAAGATACAGGGAAAGATATCATGCTTATTCACGAGCAAGACACAGGTACTTCAACATTGAACAATCAGGGTGTTACGGCTATAGAGGAACAGGGTGTGAGTAATGATGACCATGATCTTGACCTTGACCCAGAAGGAAATGACATAGAGGAGTCGTTTGGGACTGTTCATGTAAAGTTTTCAAGTATTAGCCTGCCTCGCACCCCAGATATCACCCCTTTAGAAGCTTGCAAGTGTTTAACTAACCTTGTAGCCAACATTGAAGGTCTCGCCAGTGCTTTCCAACCATTCATAATTCTCTTAACCTTCTTCTCAGTTGCAAATTTTGTCACCCACATTGCTGCATTCATCAAAGAAGAAGGGTTCCAAGACAAACACTGGTGGACTTTCACAAGAACCCTGTTGTGGCTTTTCCTATCAATCCGTCTCTTGTGGGCTGTTGCAAGTATTACTCGGTTCTTATCGCATCTTCCGCTACATGTAGACTATCTCCGCTCAATTGGTAAGCTGCAAGGAGAAGACAAGGACTGGGACGGCTTTATGAGGCTGACAAATACCTTCCAGTTGCGCACACGTACTTATGGCTTTCCACTCACTCTAAAGCAGGTTGCCTATTGTGCAACTTTCCTCAACTTTGCATTACTTATAGTGCTGTCAATCATAGAACCTAATCACAAGCATGGTGTCTGA